In Pseudorasbora parva isolate DD20220531a chromosome 9, ASM2467924v1, whole genome shotgun sequence, the sequence ctgatgtcacagctaaactcctgaactcaggatcaaagcctgactTGACAGAGcgagctgatgatcagcatcatgggaccaacaaagccagaatagattggtttggttttgtcaactcaaaactaatcctgtaaccctgagtttgttaaactaccatcatggtacaggccccagatGTGAACAGATAGAGTTGAGTTGTTTTACACCACATACAGTAGGCTATTTCAACCTGGATGGACCATTTTCCATCTTCCTATTTTGGGAAGTGGGTTCTTGTGGCGCAAATTGGAacgcaaaaaaatatatattatcgTCTCCCATTCCCCCATTAAGAATTATACAGTTAAGCAGTAAATAATGAGAAATGTATGCAGTTTTTTACTTTTCTCTAAATGGGTGAACAACaccataaataataaaaacttgTTAGTTTATGCAAAACACTACAAAACAATGAAACTGAACACGGTTAATATAAAACTAAAGGTCATCACAACATCCAAGATAGTCCAGCAGAGACTAGCTCAGTTTCAGAGGCTTCTTTGTGTCTTCACAGCTTCACAGAGAGACGGTCATCATTACCCATCTTCTCATCTACTTCAGATTGCTGATGTATTGGCGCCTGAATGTAGAGCTTTCCGTCAGCCGTGGAACAGCAGGTCACGTCCTCAGGATTCACTCCTTCAGGCAGGTCAAACACCCGTCTGAACTCTCGGATTCTGCATGAGTACGAGCCCTTTCCATCATCCTCCTGCTTCTTCTGGCTCTTCCCGCTGACCTGCAGCTTCCTGCCCACCTGCCTGACTGACAGCTCTTCTGGGGAAAAGTCTCGAGTGTCCAGTGTCAAAGCAAAGCTGCTTCCCCCATTCTCCATTGTGCAGGGGATCTCCTTCTGCTGGAACTCCTCAAAGATCTcatgctggagttcctccagaCTGCTCCTCGCCTCCAGCAGGACATCTGTGATGTCCCGCTCCTCAATCCCTTTGAATGGAATGAGGGAAGGCTGGAATCCATGCAGGCTCAACATTTTCAGTGGCTTTCGTATTTCCTCTTAGGTGGCGCTGTCGTTGTGGCTTTTAGCTTTGACTGGAGCACTGTGAGTCTCTCCTCTTTATACTGTGTGTTCATCAGTGCCAGGCAGTTCATGAACTTTCCAGGTAGTTCTGGATTCGTCCACTGGTGGGCAGTGTAGAGTCAGCTGAATGATGTCACATCCTCATGCACTACCTTGCCAGGCATTTTACATTTAGGGCCAGTTGTTCAAAAGTAATCGGATCGGATTTTGTCTATCGCCTATGATCAAATCTTGAAAAAGAGTTAAAAGGcgtttttaatttaaagtgttttttttcccccacaataAGACCCTGTCAAAAGTTCTTTGCGTGAACCAACTTACATGAACCTTTTCTTAGAGAGCGCAAACGTActgaaatgttgttgtttttttccatcTCAAATTTTGTACATCCCgatgtccctttaggggctccgtaGGGCACTAGTAATCTAGATTTGGTAATCTAAAGAAATGTGTATCTGGATCAGGTTGATCCAATCCAATTTGCTTTAAAAACCAGAACAAAAGTAAAATGGATTACCTGATCCTGGAAAGCAAAACATGGGATTTCCAAATCCAGATCATTCTGATTCAGATAAAATTTATTTGAACAACTGGCCCTAAATGaccatttatttgtatttattaatatgttattttttcatttaatagTTAGTGTAAGAGCCATACATTTTCCCTCtctatttaattattttgaatgtaaatataatatttaatggaagtgcaatatttaattattttttaaaattttccaATTAAAACTGATGCCATTGatacgttttttgtttttgttttgttttttcaaatatAAGATTAGAGCAATGTAGTTTTTTGACCATGTAACATTTCGTTTCCAGTTAATTTTGTTAAAACTTTCTTAAAATAAGTTAATGTATTAGATGTTATTCACACTCACATATTACAGTAGTGCAAATAATTGAAAATCGGGATGGATTAATGCCATAAGTTGGAGCACCGTTACTGAGGAATGTGACTAGACTAAAC encodes:
- the LOC137088841 gene encoding heat shock protein 30-like, whose product is MLSLHGFQPSLIPFKGIEERDITDVLLEARSSLEELQHEIFEEFQQKEIPCTMENGGSSFALTLDTRDFSPEELSVRQVGRKLQVSGKSQKKQEDDGKGSYSCRIREFRRVFDLPEGVNPEDVTCCSTADGKLYIQAPIHQQSEVDEKMGNDDRLSVKL